One stretch of Candidatus Zixiibacteriota bacterium DNA includes these proteins:
- a CDS encoding class I SAM-dependent methyltransferase, which translates to MQTFVTADKRRMYEDLAWAWPIISPPDDYIEETEEYVKLIKEHSQIPVKNILNMGCGGGHNDNTLAKYFDVTGVDISHDMLHLARTLNPDVKYEHGDMRSVRLGQGFDAVTVFDSISYMRTPESLKAAFTTAYAHLRPGGVFLTCVEETIETFRQNKTRHTTRSLGDVEITLIENYYDPIPDDYCYEGNFIYLIRRSGELSIEIDCHLLGLFELTTWMDLMKEVGLEVFKRDSMIPIPDGVTTPILIGLKPVTHI; encoded by the coding sequence ATGCAGACATTTGTTACGGCCGATAAGCGGCGCATGTATGAAGATTTAGCCTGGGCCTGGCCGATAATCAGTCCTCCCGACGATTATATCGAAGAAACCGAAGAATATGTCAAACTCATAAAAGAGCATTCTCAGATTCCGGTCAAGAATATCCTGAATATGGGATGCGGCGGTGGCCATAACGATAATACGCTGGCCAAATATTTTGATGTCACCGGAGTGGATATCAGTCATGATATGTTACATCTGGCCCGAACCCTTAATCCCGATGTCAAATACGAGCATGGGGATATGCGCTCGGTCCGATTGGGACAAGGGTTTGATGCCGTTACGGTATTTGATTCCATCAGTTATATGCGGACGCCGGAAAGTCTGAAAGCGGCTTTTACGACTGCCTATGCTCATTTGAGACCCGGCGGCGTTTTCCTGACCTGTGTTGAAGAAACTATTGAGACGTTCAGACAAAATAAAACCCGGCATACTACTCGAAGCCTGGGCGATGTTGAGATTACTTTGATAGAAAATTATTATGATCCGATCCCGGATGATTACTGCTACGAGGGGAATTTTATCTACTTAATCAGGCGTTCCGGAGAACTTTCGATTGAAATCGATTGTCATTTGTTGGGGCTGTTTGAGCTGACGACCTGGATGGATTTGATGAAAGAAGTCGGCCTTGAAGTATTTAAACGCGATTCAATGATACCGATACCGGATGGGGTAACGACACCAATACTAATAGGTTTAAAACCGGTAACGCATATTTAA
- a CDS encoding sodium-dependent transporter, whose translation MAQHRERWGTRMGVILAVAGSAVGLGNFLRFPVQAAQNGGGAFMIPYLCAFLLIGIPLMWVEWTAGRYGGSYGHSSAPGIFQSLWKRNRAIKYIGVLGILGPLIIYMYYVYIESWTLAYCFYSATGTLSQASEGGQLTNFLSGLQGIEHNHWFGGLSAAFTFFIITFSVNIFITFFGIKGGIEKMCNIALPALLIFGILLVIRVITMDWGEFNGLGFLWNPDFSQLKSGKVWLAAAGQVFYTLSLGMGVILSYSSYLRETDDVPLAGLSAASTNEFAEVILGGSLIIPAAFFFFGNEGIVEIANSGAFNLGFVTMPGIFGQIPFGQLFSFLWFLMLFLAGITSSISLTQPLVGFFQDEFGMSRKRAVIAFALSTFILCQPAIWFFDKGVLGDLDFWGGSFIIVLGATIEIILVAWIFGIDKLWAEMHVGSKMRVPGFFKYIIKYVTPIFLLAILGTWFVQDWVDVILMRGVAEEDMPYILGTRIGLVIVFLVLCILVRIAWQKRKRETGSEV comes from the coding sequence ATGGCTCAACACCGAGAACGCTGGGGAACAAGAATGGGGGTCATCCTGGCCGTCGCAGGCTCCGCGGTCGGCTTAGGTAATTTCCTGAGATTTCCGGTTCAGGCCGCCCAAAACGGCGGCGGCGCGTTTATGATTCCTTATTTATGCGCGTTTCTGTTAATTGGGATCCCACTGATGTGGGTAGAATGGACGGCCGGACGCTACGGCGGCAGTTACGGCCATTCTTCAGCGCCCGGTATTTTCCAATCATTATGGAAACGCAATCGGGCGATTAAATATATCGGTGTTCTTGGCATATTGGGTCCGTTGATTATCTATATGTATTACGTTTATATCGAATCATGGACATTAGCGTATTGTTTCTATTCAGCGACTGGAACTTTGAGTCAGGCCAGCGAAGGAGGACAGTTAACCAATTTCCTTTCCGGATTGCAGGGAATTGAACACAATCATTGGTTTGGCGGTTTAAGCGCCGCGTTTACTTTCTTCATAATTACATTCTCGGTCAATATCTTCATCACATTTTTTGGCATTAAAGGCGGTATCGAAAAAATGTGCAATATTGCCCTGCCCGCTCTATTAATCTTCGGCATACTGTTAGTAATTCGAGTCATCACCATGGATTGGGGCGAGTTTAACGGCCTTGGATTTTTGTGGAATCCTGATTTCTCTCAATTAAAATCCGGGAAAGTCTGGCTGGCCGCGGCAGGACAGGTGTTCTACACTTTGTCTCTGGGTATGGGCGTTATCCTGTCTTATTCAAGTTACCTTAGAGAAACCGATGATGTTCCTCTGGCGGGGTTATCGGCGGCAAGTACCAATGAATTCGCCGAGGTCATTCTGGGCGGTTCGCTTATCATCCCGGCCGCGTTTTTCTTCTTTGGCAATGAAGGCATCGTCGAAATAGCCAATTCCGGCGCCTTTAACCTCGGATTCGTTACTATGCCCGGAATATTCGGCCAGATACCATTCGGGCAGTTATTCAGTTTTCTCTGGTTTTTAATGCTATTTTTGGCAGGCATAACATCTTCGATATCCCTGACACAGCCGTTGGTAGGCTTTTTCCAGGACGAATTCGGAATGAGCCGCAAAAGAGCGGTCATAGCTTTCGCCCTGAGCACTTTTATATTATGTCAACCGGCAATATGGTTTTTTGATAAAGGAGTCTTGGGCGATCTTGATTTCTGGGGAGGGAGCTTTATAATCGTCCTGGGCGCGACGATTGAAATTATTCTGGTAGCCTGGATTTTTGGAATCGATAAACTCTGGGCCGAAATGCATGTCGGTTCCAAGATGAGAGTTCCCGGGTTTTTCAAGTATATTATCAAGTATGTCACTCCAATTTTTCTACTGGCTATTTTGGGAACATGGTTTGTTCAGGATTGGGTCGATGTGATTCTAATGAGGGGTGTCGCCGAAGAGGATATGCCCTATATATTGGGAACGCGCATCGGCTTGGTAATCGTATTCTTAGTTCTCTGTATTTTAGTCCGTATTGCTTGGCAAAAACGTAAACGTGAAACCGGAAGCGAGGTGTAA